CAACAGGCGGCTACCCTTTTtccgccaccgccaccgccaccgccaccgcaAACAAATACCGTGGACTCCGTACTGGAAACAGGGCCATATCATAATTGGGAACTGTTTGCTGCTGATTTTCAAGAAATGATGCGGCATCTAAAGATCTTTGTGTACCCTGATACCTTCAACAGGAGCAGCCCTTTTGCTAATATTTTCCTACCCCATGAGAACCCACTGAACAATCCAAAACTGGGTAATTACTTCAGTGAACACATGTTCAAGGTGTCCCTGCTTCACAGTCCACTGCTTACTGCAACCCCAGAGAAAGCCCATTTCTTTTTCCTCCCATTTTCAATAAACGACCTTAGAAATGACCCTCGAGTTCACTCCGAGGCAAAAATCTCACAATTTGTTGCCCAATACACGAGTAGCATTAGCAGCAGCTTCAGGTTTTGGAATGCTTCAGGAGGTGCTGATCATTTCTATGTTTGTTGCCATTCTGTTGGGAGAGAGGCTCCCTCCAGGCATCATCGTTTGCGTAACAATGCCATTCAGCTTACTTGTTGTTCTAGTTACTTTCAAAGATTCTATCTTTCCCACAAAGATGTGGGGCTCCCTCAAGTTTGGCCTCGCACGGATCAGACTGCCTTGAATCCCCCGCATGCCAGGTATATACCTCATAGTATTCAATCCTCTGTTATGTTTGTGGATAAATGCCCAAGACATTTCTAATTTTACTTTTAGCAATAGTTCTTTTGCAATTGTATTTCATGGTCATGAGAAAGTTTTATGATGTTAAAAAAGGGGGAAAATTAAAGTATGGGCATACCGCATCCTTTAACACTCATGCTCACAAGATTGGCTAATTTACCCGACAACAGCAAGGTGTGGGAAATAAGCCTGTATCAAATTTGAAGAGAACAGGAAACAAATATGTGCGAAAAGCGCAAGAACCTTAACATAAACATGCCCGTAACTAAAATAATTACACCAGCAAGAaatcttgagattttttaagaatatcGTTTTCTGTCTTATTGCAAACTTTGATGTGTTGTATTTTCAGTAGTGTTTGCTATCTTGATGTGAACCCTACCGTTGCAGGCATAGACTTGTCTACTTTTCTGGACGCGTCCAAAATTCTCAAGTCCGGCAGCAGCTGGTAAATTTGTGGGGAAATGATACTCAATTTGACATATTTAACGGGAACCCCACATTCCCTTATGAAGAAGGGTTTAAGAGGAGTAAATTCTGCCTCCATGTTAAAGGTTATGAAGTGAACACCGCAAGGGTTAGTGATGCCATACACTACGGGTGCATTCCAGTtataatttctaattattaCGACCTTCCATTTGCTAATGTCTTGGACTGGAGCAAGTTTTCCGTTGTCATCAATCAACGAGATATTGctttcttgaaaacaaaattgttgTCTATAAAAAGAGAGATGTACCTGAGAATGTATCATAATCTCTGCAAAGTTAGGAGGCACTTTGTTTGGCATACAACACCAAGGGGCTACGATTCCTTTTATATGACTGCTTATCAGTTATGGTTAAGGAGAAGCACTCTCCGTTTATCATATTAATTTCTGCATCTTCTAACAATATCCTACTCTGAAGTCTGTTCTTGTCTTACAAATTTGGCCTTTTGAGGTAGTGAAAGGTTTGTTTTCAGCTTCTGAGATTTCAACATTTGTCGACTTATGTAATTTGTCCCTGACCCTCGATAGAAATACCTCCAAAGGTGAAGAACTTCAGTGCAAGATGCCTAGCAATGTGCTCCTCGGAAAGAAGTATCAGGAGCAAGGGCATAGGGTATAGTGGCCCAGGAGGTTGAAATTACAACAAGTGGCTAATGCAGGCTATAAACTTCAGCAGGTCCTATGGACCACGCTGGAATGGTTGTTCAGTGTTCATAGCTTTTCCCGTCAAGACATCTACACATCTATTGTAACCATTGAAAGCTTAATAGTGATTTTAGATGCAAATTTATTCACTCCGGTGACTAAAGCATTCGAAAAATTCCAGCAAtgacaaaataaactaaaccaATTCTGCAGAGGCATGCATCGAAAGGGGACACCCAGGTCAAATCAGCTCCTGTCACCCAACCAAAAATGATTTGAATCTTCTCGTATAATTTATGCATCACTTGTTATGTTAATGCCACCATGTAAGCAGAGAACTGTAACGACCATCAAACTTCCCAACCTAGAATTGAAAGCAACACTGTCTCGTTTGCAACAAAAAacgaaaaatcaataaaaaatacccaTCCCTCTTCctcaaaaccagaaaaaaggtgattttaaataataacaatgcCGTGAATATTGCCGTATTGCCAGTCTCCATCAatattttcaacttaaaagcatGTAGCAACCCATAGAAAAGGGCAGCAGCCATCAAATGGAATATTCTCAGCTGGCAAGTTGACCAGCAGTGAAAATCGCAAATCTCTACACTCTTAGGTCTTAGCCAGTCTGccttcaaaaacattaaatgcaGTCAACTGGAACAGTAGAGTGAGAATTCCAAATATAATGACCATAGACAAATACAAGGATTTACAGTAATTTAGCATTTATAAAATGATAGATTATGCACAATGACACAGTATAGTAGTTGTATTTAGCTTGGATACAGAGTCTTTTGCTTGGATATTGGAAAACATATCACATTGTGCGTTCAGCTGAGGATGGTTGATATGTGCGGCGCCTCAACTCGGACTGTGGAGTGGGCTGTTGCAAGAAGATTCTTGTTGGGTCATTAGGATCAACATATCTGCAAAAcacataagaaaatataataaaaaagtgaCCTTAATCTcgcaaacaaaaattacatgatGTATTATGTCACTTACGCATGTCTCATCATTTCATCAACTGGAGTGTTCGCTGCTTGCAGGGGATCCATACGAGGTACTGGTGCAGAGTTCATTTGTTGATTGTATTGTCTCACTGAAGAGATCAAATTGAGAAAAAGTGGAACAAAGGTTCCACAGCCCCCTTCCTTGAACAAAATCTTGAATGAGTGTGCGGAGTAGAGTGCCCTATTCTCATTCTCTGGAACTACCTGAAATTTCATACCAAGATGATCAGCTTGTATAGAAATAAGTGGTGATCAGATAGTTGAAAGCCTTTTTCACTATTATACTTACAGGTTCCACAAAACCAGAAATATTGTTGCATAGAAATATGGGCTGGTTGAATTTTTCTCCATTGACAAAAAGCTGCATAACAAAGCAACTTAAGAATAAGGCTCACGAGAAAGCCCAAAAAATACATGGACAACTGACCTCAAAATAATAACTAAGAATCTACATGCTTAGAAGTAACCATGgccttaaattttttgaaataaaaatgaatgaagGGTTGTTAGAATCAGccaaaatttaagttttttttttttttttttaatgatatttgcTTTCACTTCCAAGAAGGGAAATATACTCAGCAAGAAGAAATTACCAATTGTACAGGTTTAGAGGGTGAGGGGTGAGAAACATAGAAAAGCTAAGGATACCAAATTGCTTAGCTGCTAATTTCAAACAGCTTCGTCTTTCTCTGCCAAGAGCTTAGCTCCACTTACAAAATCCGTACAACGTTTTAGGTATTAATAACACAGCCTTAAATTTGTTTGTTGTTGCAAGATTGACCAAGCCAATTAAAATCCAATCACCGCTGACGACCAAACTAAACAGCTAATCTCTTATCAACATGAAAAAACTGTCCTGGTGATACCCACCAGCCAGAGCATGAAGGCCAATGCATTAATCCCATCTATGAATTAAGATTAAAAGggacaggaaaaaagaaaggaatgaGAGGATTCTAACAACCAAAGTTTGAAGGAAGAGCAACCACGAAGATCCTTTGCTATTTTATCATGAGAACTTGAAAAACAATGCAAGGACGATAGTGTCCCAATATTCATCACTTACCAGAGGCAtatcaaaagcataaaaatttGCAACGGGCTTGGCTGCAACAAAGACCATGCGAATATTTGACAAGTAGATGGTTCCCTTAGACTTAAGTTTCCCACATCTGCATTTAAGCAAAAAGAGTTCAGTCCGAgattaaacattaaaacaa
This genomic interval from Populus alba chromosome 1, ASM523922v2, whole genome shotgun sequence contains the following:
- the LOC118042077 gene encoding probable glycosyltransferase At5g03795 codes for the protein MKMKRPPKLQQKRLLGMLVLAALLSSSGIALFGFYKHHASLALTSLVAPQNTTFYPIQNHHHHRHNRQNLSLNAPQQAATLFPPPPPPPPPQTNTVDSVLETGPYHNWELFAADFQEMMRHLKIFVYPDTFNRSSPFANIFLPHENPLNNPKLGNYFSEHMFKVSLLHSPLLTATPEKAHFFFLPFSINDLRNDPRVHSEAKISQFVAQYTSSISSSFRFWNASGGADHFYVCCHSVGREAPSRHHRLRNNAIQLTCCSSYFQRFYLSHKDVGLPQVWPRTDQTALNPPHARHRLVYFSGRVQNSQVRQQLVNLWGNDTQFDIFNGNPTFPYEEGFKRSKFCLHVKGYEVNTARVSDAIHYGCIPVIISNYYDLPFANVLDWSKFSVVINQRDIAFLKTKLLSIKREMYLRMYHNLCKVRRHFVWHTTPRGYDSFYMTAYQLWLRRSTLRLSY
- the LOC118042165 gene encoding UPF0664 stress-induced protein C29B12.11c; the encoded protein is MALNPQLFQNGMPVPFENELLVLVRDGVDFEVDKIPGCGKLKSKGTIYLSNIRMVFVAAKPVANFYAFDMPLLFVNGEKFNQPIFLCNNISGFVEPVVPENENRALYSAHSFKILFKEGGCGTFVPLFLNLISSVRQYNQQMNSAPVPRMDPLQAANTPVDEMMRHAYVDPNDPTRIFLQQPTPQSELRRRTYQPSSAERTM